Proteins from one Clostridia bacterium genomic window:
- a CDS encoding diguanylate cyclase: protein MQALSYLILIPLVSFLFYTVLLMILLGSRKSKIARYYTFYIVSMIIWSFGSFIMRTNFPPGALFWNRILCTGLISMPVVFYHFTLVLTETNNQKGKLYFGYASAFLLLICNFAGLIMKDAYAQNNVFYYTLGPLASVMAVWSLCYLLLAFINIIQKVRSNKIPFARVKYIMCGLTLVIIGGLLNLLPSLGKYPLDIASNTINALFIAYSIYRYRFLEIKLIVKKGIAYSVYTLILSGVYIIAIFGVQQVITSLMGYTTMTITLSIAVLLAMIFQPIKNVLQHWIDRIFYREKLSHQSILKDFSRIINNVLNLDELTDSLIYAVGQGMQPRIVSLVLRQSKDDYRLFRSSVQDVWTQDIKYTRNHPIVQWFTQGKPFLTIDDIESSPCFAGLWSMEKKQLYELKTQLIVPMWLREQLIGYLILSERKGGESYSQEEIDLLYTLVNNAAVVIENAKMYEEAKQQAITDGLTKLYNHRYFHEVLGQLIHDKIYKVFSVAMIDVDLFKLYNDLYGHSAGDKALARLAEVIREATRQEDIIARYGGEEFAVIFPNIEGYESLKAIDAIRKAVETNLFSDSGSNELLTISVGVANYPKDGKAAEELLECADGAMYTAKRSGRNQSVLYSKKDELNYGRGHNLETEKMQNSIRSSYFSAIYALAATIDAKDHYTYGHSENVSSYAVALAKAAGFGEGRIDIVKNAGLLHDIGKVGIPESILTKADKLTKEEFDIMKRHVDISISIIKHVPGLIKVIPAIMSHHERYDGKGYPRGIAGENIPIESRCLCIVDAFDAMTTDRPYRKALSVEQAIYELKLYSGTQFDPQLVEVFVKLIEEGKIEVA from the coding sequence GTGCAAGCTCTTTCATACTTGATTCTTATACCATTAGTGTCGTTTTTATTTTATACTGTCCTTTTAATGATTCTGTTGGGGTCAAGAAAAAGTAAAATTGCCAGGTACTACACTTTCTACATTGTTTCAATGATTATCTGGAGCTTTGGTTCTTTTATAATGAGGACCAATTTCCCGCCAGGTGCACTATTTTGGAACCGTATATTATGTACAGGCTTAATAAGCATGCCTGTAGTTTTCTACCATTTTACCCTAGTACTTACAGAAACCAACAATCAGAAGGGAAAGCTCTATTTTGGCTATGCGTCTGCATTTTTGCTGCTTATATGCAATTTTGCAGGACTCATAATGAAAGATGCATACGCACAGAACAATGTATTTTATTACACTTTGGGACCATTAGCTTCTGTAATGGCCGTTTGGAGTCTTTGCTATCTGCTGCTGGCGTTTATAAACATCATTCAAAAGGTAAGATCCAACAAAATACCCTTTGCAAGAGTCAAATATATTATGTGCGGATTGACCCTTGTAATAATAGGGGGGCTGCTCAATCTTCTGCCCAGCCTTGGAAAGTACCCTCTGGATATCGCTTCAAATACAATTAACGCCCTTTTTATTGCATATTCCATATACAGATACAGATTCCTGGAAATAAAGCTCATAGTAAAAAAGGGTATAGCATACTCGGTATATACTTTGATTTTATCGGGGGTTTATATAATTGCAATTTTCGGAGTCCAGCAGGTTATAACAAGCCTTATGGGTTATACCACTATGACAATTACTTTGTCGATAGCAGTGCTGCTGGCTATGATCTTCCAGCCCATAAAGAATGTGCTGCAGCATTGGATTGATAGAATATTTTACAGAGAAAAGCTGAGTCATCAGTCTATACTCAAGGATTTCAGCAGAATAATAAACAATGTGCTGAATCTTGATGAACTGACAGACTCGCTTATTTATGCAGTGGGACAGGGTATGCAGCCTCGGATAGTATCCTTGGTGCTGAGGCAGAGTAAGGATGACTATAGGTTATTCCGCTCCTCGGTGCAGGATGTATGGACGCAGGATATAAAGTATACCAGGAATCATCCAATAGTGCAGTGGTTTACTCAGGGGAAGCCGTTCCTTACTATTGACGATATTGAAAGCTCCCCATGCTTTGCCGGTCTCTGGAGTATGGAGAAAAAGCAGCTTTATGAGCTTAAGACCCAGCTTATCGTACCAATGTGGCTCAGAGAACAGCTTATCGGATACCTGATCCTGTCCGAAAGGAAAGGCGGAGAGTCGTACTCACAAGAGGAGATTGACTTGCTTTATACCTTGGTCAACAATGCGGCAGTGGTAATTGAAAATGCCAAAATGTATGAGGAAGCAAAACAACAGGCTATAACAGATGGGTTGACCAAGCTTTACAATCATAGATATTTTCATGAGGTTCTTGGGCAGCTCATACATGATAAAATCTACAAGGTTTTCTCGGTTGCTATGATAGATGTGGATTTATTCAAGCTTTATAACGATTTATACGGACACTCAGCGGGAGACAAGGCGCTTGCCAGGTTAGCAGAGGTAATAAGGGAGGCCACCAGGCAGGAGGATATAATTGCACGTTATGGCGGAGAAGAATTTGCAGTAATATTTCCGAATATAGAAGGTTATGAATCCCTGAAGGCTATAGATGCTATCCGCAAGGCAGTGGAAACAAATCTCTTCTCGGACTCTGGCAGCAATGAGCTTCTGACAATCAGTGTAGGTGTGGCTAACTATCCCAAGGATGGCAAAGCTGCAGAGGAATTGCTGGAGTGTGCTGATGGAGCTATGTATACAGCAAAACGGAGTGGAAGGAACCAAAGCGTGCTGTACTCGAAAAAAGATGAGCTTAATTATGGACGCGGACACAATCTTGAAACCGAGAAAATGCAAAACAGCATCAGATCCTCTTATTTCTCGGCTATATATGCGCTGGCAGCCACAATAGATGCAAAGGACCATTATACTTATGGACATTCTGAAAATGTATCAAGCTATGCAGTGGCTTTGGCTAAAGCTGCAGGCTTCGGCGAAGGAAGAATAGATATAGTGAAAAACGCAGGGCTGCTTCATGATATAGGAAAGGTTGGCATACCGGAAAGCATACTGACAAAGGCTGATAAGCTGACTAAAGAGGAATTCGACATTATGAAGAGACATGTGGACATTTCAATTTCGATAATAAAGCATGTTCCAGGACTTATTAAGGTTATCCCTGCAATAATGAGCCACCATGAAAGATATGACGGAAAGGGATATCCAAGAGGAATTGCGGGTGAAAACATCCCGATAGAATCAAGATGTCTGTGCATTGTAGACGCTTTTGATGCTATGACCACAGACCGACCATATAGGAAAGCGCTAAGCGTGGAGCAAGCTATATATGAACTGAAGCTATACAGCGGTACACAGTTTGACCCTCAGCTGGTGGAGGTTTTTGTGAAGCTGATTGAGGAAGGAAAAATTGAAGTTGCATAA
- a CDS encoding GH3 auxin-responsive promoter family protein yields the protein MTNLEEMLRQEEYGKIWDKYCGFLDLNLDEFMHIQERLLMEQIELLSHCKLGQKMMGKGAKPATVEEFRQRVPMTTYEDYADMLLNKNEEVLPAKPMYWIKTTWKGGTNEIKLAPYTESMIEEHTRAFIASLILATSKKRGDFTLRENDKFLYGMAPLPYLTGLAPYGVRNEIDFEYLPPIEDAEHLSFEERNKVGFELALAKGVDLFFGLSSVLVKIGEDFAKGTTKSGKLSARPTNIKMAYKLLKAYFKKKFMRQTILPKDLWDIKGILCAGTDTHAFKEKIEYYWGKRPIEIYGGTEIATVATETWGDSGLTFFPDVNFLEFIPEKDSIRSIQDKSYIPKTILINEIKPNERYELVITKFRGGAFVRYRVGDVIECLSLSNEANKINLPQIRFVDRISNIIDLAGFTRITKATIEKALEGTEFTVHDWVACKQYEDKEPVLHIYMEVHDGGADAAVLKHLVNQNLQRLDSDYKDIETMLGRDPLRVTLLPAGAFVNYRLVSNNQLLKMNPSRQNIDTLIKCG from the coding sequence ATGACAAATTTAGAAGAAATGTTGAGGCAAGAAGAGTACGGGAAAATCTGGGATAAGTACTGCGGCTTCCTGGATCTGAATCTTGATGAGTTCATGCATATTCAGGAGAGGCTTTTGATGGAGCAGATAGAGCTGCTCTCGCACTGCAAGCTGGGGCAGAAAATGATGGGGAAGGGCGCAAAACCCGCAACAGTTGAGGAGTTCAGGCAAAGAGTGCCCATGACCACCTATGAGGATTATGCCGACATGCTGTTGAATAAAAATGAGGAAGTATTGCCTGCAAAGCCAATGTATTGGATAAAGACCACCTGGAAGGGCGGAACCAACGAAATAAAGCTGGCTCCTTATACCGAAAGCATGATTGAGGAGCATACAAGGGCTTTTATTGCAAGCCTGATTCTTGCAACAAGCAAGAAACGAGGGGATTTTACTTTAAGGGAGAATGACAAATTCCTGTACGGAATGGCACCGCTCCCATATCTGACTGGCTTGGCACCTTACGGGGTAAGGAATGAAATAGACTTTGAATACCTGCCTCCTATAGAGGATGCTGAGCACCTGAGCTTTGAAGAAAGAAACAAGGTAGGTTTTGAACTTGCACTTGCAAAGGGAGTAGATCTATTTTTCGGACTATCCAGTGTACTTGTTAAGATAGGGGAAGACTTTGCAAAAGGCACCACAAAGAGTGGCAAGCTGTCGGCAAGACCTACAAATATAAAAATGGCATACAAGCTGCTCAAAGCCTATTTTAAAAAGAAATTCATGAGACAAACGATACTGCCAAAGGATTTATGGGATATAAAGGGCATACTCTGTGCCGGCACTGATACTCACGCTTTTAAAGAGAAGATTGAATACTATTGGGGAAAACGTCCTATAGAGATTTATGGCGGAACTGAAATAGCCACTGTGGCCACAGAAACTTGGGGAGACAGCGGACTCACCTTCTTCCCTGATGTTAATTTCCTCGAGTTCATTCCTGAGAAGGATTCAATAAGGAGTATCCAGGACAAAAGCTATATTCCCAAGACAATACTTATAAATGAAATAAAGCCCAATGAGAGATATGAGTTGGTAATAACGAAGTTCAGGGGTGGAGCCTTTGTGCGATACAGGGTCGGTGATGTTATCGAGTGCCTTTCGCTCAGCAATGAAGCAAACAAAATAAACCTTCCTCAGATAAGATTTGTAGACAGGATATCAAACATAATAGATTTGGCAGGGTTTACAAGGATCACAAAGGCTACTATTGAGAAGGCCCTTGAGGGAACGGAATTTACAGTACATGATTGGGTCGCCTGCAAGCAGTATGAGGATAAAGAACCGGTACTGCATATATATATGGAAGTACATGATGGCGGGGCTGATGCTGCAGTGCTGAAACATTTAGTAAACCAGAATCTGCAGAGACTGGATTCGGATTATAAGGACATAGAGACTATGCTGGGAAGAGATCCTCTAAGAGTAACATTACTTCCTGCAGGAGCTTTTGTAAATTATAGGCTGGTAAGCAACAACCAGCTGTTAAAAATGAACCCTTCGAGACAAAACATAGATACTTTGATTAAATGCGGTTAA
- a CDS encoding CpsB/CapC family capsule biosynthesis tyrosine phosphatase produces MIDIHCHVLYGVDDGPFDLEASLQLCKLSFKEGIRKIISTPHYIIGENCGHDIKERITVLNNELRKNYIKMEIYPGNEAFIDYNLVDKLVSGECLTLNNSRYMLLELPMLEVPRFTAEVIYEIQLKGYVPIIAHPERNRVICEKPEIIYKLVKDGCLVQLNSTSLMGHSGEKSQNAAKQLLKHNLAHFIATDAHSTGVRRPIMLGVKHMLLELCGSQAAERILGANPNAVLQDGDIDIGEPIPIEKTHKFWQVFKSIDIKQ; encoded by the coding sequence ATGATTGATATCCATTGTCATGTGCTGTATGGGGTCGATGACGGGCCCTTTGACCTGGAAGCTTCGCTGCAGCTGTGCAAGTTATCCTTTAAAGAAGGTATAAGAAAGATAATTTCTACTCCGCATTATATAATAGGTGAAAATTGCGGTCATGATATAAAAGAGAGAATAACGGTCTTAAATAACGAGCTAAGAAAGAATTATATAAAAATGGAGATATACCCTGGCAATGAAGCTTTCATAGACTATAATCTGGTGGACAAGCTGGTAAGTGGTGAATGCCTTACTCTAAACAATTCCAGGTATATGCTCCTTGAGCTGCCCATGCTGGAGGTGCCAAGGTTTACAGCTGAAGTAATTTATGAAATACAGCTGAAAGGGTATGTCCCAATTATTGCACATCCGGAGCGGAACAGGGTGATATGTGAGAAGCCCGAAATCATATATAAGCTGGTCAAGGATGGCTGTTTAGTACAGCTTAACTCTACCAGTCTTATGGGACATTCGGGTGAAAAATCACAGAATGCTGCGAAGCAGCTGCTTAAGCATAACCTTGCTCACTTTATTGCAACTGATGCTCATTCAACAGGAGTACGCAGGCCTATAATGCTGGGGGTAAAGCATATGCTTCTGGAGCTATGCGGCAGCCAGGCTGCTGAAAGGATATTGGGCGCAAACCCAAATGCGGTGCTGCAGGATGGGGATATAGATATTGGAGAGCCAATACCAATTGAGAAAACGCACAAGTTCTGGCAGGTATTCAAAAGCATAGATATAAAACAATAG
- a CDS encoding CpsD/CapB family tyrosine-protein kinase: protein MINTSLITYNDPKSHVAEAYRMLRTNIMFSSIDKKIKTIVVTSAGPGEGKSTVAANFGITLAHADSKVLIIDCDLRKPTIHKKFGLSNRVGLTNILAQKLDFRKNMQNVAQIPNLYFITSGPLPPNPSELVGSEKMRNFMWEIYEEFDYIIFDTPPVGVVTDAAQLSSFMDGVILVLESGSVEIEAAQRAKALLSNVKANILGVVLNKIEAKANDYYNYYYADEEEPKQNKKKVRHIGDRGKVVNYD from the coding sequence ATGATTAATACAAGCCTTATTACATATAATGATCCTAAATCACATGTAGCAGAAGCCTATAGGATGCTCAGGACGAATATAATGTTTTCCAGTATAGACAAGAAAATAAAGACCATCGTGGTTACCAGTGCCGGTCCTGGAGAAGGAAAAAGTACGGTGGCAGCCAATTTTGGCATAACACTGGCACATGCAGACAGCAAGGTGCTGATAATTGACTGTGATCTGAGAAAACCTACAATCCACAAGAAGTTTGGGCTATCCAACAGAGTGGGTTTGACGAATATTCTGGCGCAGAAGCTTGACTTCAGGAAAAATATGCAGAATGTAGCTCAGATACCCAATCTGTACTTTATAACCAGCGGACCATTGCCTCCCAACCCATCGGAATTAGTGGGCTCAGAGAAAATGAGGAATTTTATGTGGGAGATATATGAAGAGTTTGACTATATTATATTTGATACTCCACCTGTAGGTGTGGTTACTGATGCTGCACAGCTTTCGTCATTTATGGACGGAGTGATATTGGTATTGGAGTCGGGGAGTGTAGAGATTGAAGCAGCTCAGAGGGCAAAAGCCTTATTGAGTAATGTGAAGGCTAATATACTTGGGGTAGTGCTTAACAAGATAGAAGCCAAGGCAAACGATTATTACAATTATTATTATGCTGATGAGGAAGAACCTAAGCAGAACAAGAAAAAAGTCAGGCATATAGGGGATAGGGGGAAAGTGGTAAATTATGATTGA
- a CDS encoding Wzz/FepE/Etk N-terminal domain-containing protein, giving the protein MDLETIDLREIFDIIRKRLLLIGIIVLVSVITAGVLSYFVLDKQYEATTSLILGKPNDYSSNPQLQYNDVLLYQKLVKTYGEIAKSRTVSEKVIDAMKLNITAEQLQAKITVTPVGDTELIRVKVVDNSPEMAANIANKLAEVFKSQVVQIMRVENVQVVDTAKIPDSPIKPRPTMNIAIAFMVALMGGVGLTFLMEYLDHTIKTPQDVEKYLELPIIGVIPDAANMN; this is encoded by the coding sequence ATGGACTTGGAAACTATTGATTTGAGGGAGATATTCGATATTATCAGGAAAAGGCTGTTGCTTATTGGTATCATAGTGCTTGTATCAGTTATCACCGCGGGTGTACTAAGCTACTTCGTACTTGATAAGCAATACGAGGCAACTACAAGCCTGATACTGGGCAAGCCTAACGATTATAGCTCAAATCCACAGCTGCAGTATAATGATGTGCTGCTTTATCAGAAGCTGGTAAAGACCTATGGGGAGATTGCAAAGAGTAGAACTGTATCTGAAAAGGTAATTGATGCAATGAAGCTCAACATTACAGCAGAACAGTTACAAGCAAAAATTACTGTAACTCCTGTTGGAGATACAGAACTGATAAGGGTAAAGGTAGTTGACAACAGCCCGGAGATGGCAGCAAATATTGCCAATAAACTGGCTGAAGTTTTCAAGAGCCAAGTAGTTCAGATAATGCGTGTAGAAAATGTACAAGTTGTAGATACGGCAAAAATACCGGATAGCCCAATAAAACCAAGACCTACCATGAACATTGCCATTGCTTTTATGGTGGCGCTTATGGGTGGTGTGGGATTGACCTTCCTGATGGAGTATCTTGACCATACGATAAAGACGCCGCAAGATGTAGAAAAATATTTGGAGCTTCCGATAATAGGGGTTATTCCGGATGCTGCAAATATGAATTAG
- a CDS encoding VanZ family protein: MFKKIVMFILLIAWIFVIAGLSGEVGVESKDRGAQVAKLVKIFISNGRMPFDYSIVNDDKVLMYVIRKLGHVLTYFVLALLIYTFLCQTRLSRGKALMLTIIFSMMGAALDEYNQLHVSGRDGTVMDILIDSIGVIAALILSSTISQITAKLPEKT; the protein is encoded by the coding sequence ATGTTTAAGAAAATAGTAATGTTTATACTTTTGATAGCATGGATATTTGTAATCGCAGGGTTGTCCGGTGAGGTAGGGGTTGAATCAAAGGACAGAGGAGCACAGGTGGCAAAACTGGTCAAAATATTCATAAGCAATGGCAGAATGCCTTTTGATTATAGCATTGTCAACGACGATAAGGTTCTAATGTATGTTATAAGAAAGCTGGGACATGTGCTGACTTACTTTGTGCTGGCATTATTGATATATACATTCCTGTGTCAAACCAGACTAAGCAGGGGTAAGGCTTTAATGCTGACGATTATATTCTCTATGATGGGTGCAGCTTTGGATGAGTACAATCAATTGCACGTAAGCGGCAGGGATGGAACTGTCATGGATATTTTAATAGACAGTATTGGAGTCATAGCAGCTTTAATACTTAGTAGTACAATATCACAAATAACAGCGAAACTACCTGAAAAAACATAA
- the murJ gene encoding murein biosynthesis integral membrane protein MurJ: MTKGKKIAQAAFIIMAISIFSKVLGFVREMVIAAKYGASINTDAYLMSITIPTSVFAVVAGALATTFIPVLSEKVVSKSKGNAFSFTSNILNIVFFLSIAITVLGIIFAPALVKIIAPKFTGERYDLTVQLTRLMFPLITFIGLSNVLTGVLQSFNRFAAPAAVGLPFNIIIISTALFFTDIYGIEGLTIATVVAGLTQVLIQLPPLFKEGYKYEPIFDLSDDGVSKISTLIVPVIISTGVQQINTVVDRMMASGLAIGSISALNYGNRLIGFVSGIFIVAIATVAYPTMSKLSASNDILTLKKVVLKALNVITLIILPAVAGFVVLRYPIIRLLFERGAFDQNATQMTSIALLFLSFGLIGFGMRDFLNRAFYAVQDTKTPMVNGVFTVIANILLLLFLVRFMGIGGLALATSLSAILGTILMIHSLYKKIGDFGVKELLSTFIKTLLASTIMGIVVDTSYKLVASINSTSTTISQAVNLFLVIGIGGLVYLLIISFLNIEEVHMVFDYGKKFVNKVTAKWVAVNIQSK, from the coding sequence ATGACAAAAGGAAAGAAAATTGCACAAGCTGCGTTTATAATAATGGCTATTTCTATATTCAGCAAAGTACTTGGATTTGTAAGAGAAATGGTTATTGCTGCAAAGTATGGAGCATCAATTAATACAGATGCATATCTGATGTCTATTACTATACCTACATCTGTGTTTGCTGTTGTCGCAGGTGCTTTGGCTACTACATTTATACCTGTGCTTTCAGAAAAGGTAGTTAGTAAATCAAAGGGAAATGCCTTTAGTTTTACAAGCAATATCTTGAATATAGTATTTTTCTTAAGCATTGCTATCACAGTTCTAGGTATTATTTTTGCTCCAGCACTTGTAAAGATTATTGCGCCAAAGTTTACAGGGGAAAGGTATGATTTGACTGTTCAGCTGACGAGACTGATGTTTCCTTTGATTACATTTATAGGACTATCCAATGTACTTACAGGAGTACTTCAATCCTTCAACAGATTTGCAGCACCGGCTGCAGTCGGCTTGCCTTTTAATATAATAATAATTTCTACTGCTCTATTTTTTACAGATATATACGGTATAGAAGGCTTAACAATCGCTACAGTAGTTGCTGGACTGACTCAGGTACTTATACAATTGCCTCCTCTGTTTAAAGAGGGCTACAAGTATGAGCCCATATTTGACCTTAGCGATGATGGAGTCAGTAAGATATCAACTCTTATCGTCCCGGTTATTATAAGCACTGGTGTTCAGCAGATAAATACTGTTGTTGACAGAATGATGGCATCGGGACTTGCTATAGGCAGTATATCGGCTCTGAATTATGGAAATAGGTTGATAGGTTTTGTATCTGGAATATTTATAGTTGCGATAGCTACAGTTGCTTATCCCACTATGTCCAAGCTGTCAGCGAGTAATGACATACTGACTTTAAAGAAGGTAGTATTAAAGGCACTGAATGTAATTACTTTGATTATATTGCCAGCCGTTGCTGGGTTTGTCGTACTGAGGTATCCCATAATAAGGCTCTTATTTGAGCGAGGTGCTTTCGATCAGAATGCAACTCAAATGACTAGCATAGCTTTGCTTTTTCTGTCCTTCGGACTCATTGGGTTTGGTATGAGGGACTTTCTGAATAGAGCGTTTTATGCAGTTCAGGATACGAAGACTCCTATGGTTAATGGTGTTTTTACAGTAATAGCAAATATTTTGTTGCTCCTATTCCTTGTGAGGTTTATGGGTATTGGGGGATTGGCACTAGCTACTTCATTATCTGCCATTCTAGGTACCATACTAATGATACATAGTCTTTATAAGAAAATTGGCGACTTCGGTGTCAAAGAACTGTTGAGCACATTTATTAAGACATTATTGGCTTCAACAATAATGGGAATTGTTGTTGATACGTCTTATAAGCTCGTTGCATCAATAAATAGCACAAGTACTACAATCAGCCAAGCTGTAAATCTTTTTTTGGTAATCGGCATTGGAGGGCTGGTGTATTTATTAATTATTAGCTTCCTCAATATCGAAGAAGTGCATATGGTATTTGATTATGGGAAGAAGTTTGTCAATAAAGTTACTGCGAAGTGGGTTGCGGTGAATATTCAAAGTAAATAG
- a CDS encoding glycosyltransferase family 4 protein encodes MIRICHMTSAHNRYDVRIFKKECTSLANNGYDVTLLVNDDQPDEILNNVKIVSTNYRPQNRIDRMMYSNKYFYKKAIELDAEVYHFHDPELLPVGNKLNRKGKKVIFDSHENYTLQIKEKYYIPQIFRKLLSYIYFKYETHSIKKIDLVIFPCTINHVNPFENRAKRTVFINNVPVLDELYNEYDKEESKKDRTICHVGSLTYNRGITHLILAAYKANVNLILGGNLSPEEYHNDVKNLKEFICVDYKGYVGRDKVLEIYKKSNMGICTILDVGQYCKADNLATKVYEYMAMGLPVIISDYPYVREVLKQYEFGIVVDPKNVNEISDNIIYLLRNPKIAKKMGQEGRRAVKERFNWNIEEQKLLELYSDLTE; translated from the coding sequence GTGATTAGAATATGCCATATGACAAGTGCTCACAATAGATATGATGTTAGGATATTTAAAAAAGAATGCACTTCTTTGGCTAATAATGGATATGATGTAACTTTATTAGTGAATGATGACCAGCCTGATGAAATTTTAAATAATGTTAAGATAGTCTCAACGAATTATAGACCCCAAAACAGGATTGACAGAATGATGTATTCTAATAAATACTTTTATAAAAAAGCTATCGAACTAGATGCGGAAGTATATCACTTTCATGACCCTGAACTGTTACCAGTAGGTAATAAATTAAATAGAAAAGGGAAAAAAGTAATATTTGATTCTCATGAAAATTATACATTGCAAATCAAAGAAAAATATTATATTCCTCAAATCTTTAGAAAATTGTTATCTTATATTTATTTTAAATATGAAACTCATTCTATTAAGAAGATTGATTTAGTAATATTTCCTTGTACAATTAATCATGTTAATCCTTTTGAAAATCGAGCAAAGAGAACAGTTTTTATAAACAATGTACCTGTTTTGGATGAATTATATAATGAATATGATAAAGAAGAATCAAAAAAAGATAGAACAATATGCCATGTTGGGAGTTTAACATATAACAGGGGTATAACGCATTTAATATTAGCAGCATATAAAGCAAACGTTAATTTAATATTAGGAGGCAACTTATCTCCTGAAGAATATCATAATGATGTAAAGAATTTGAAGGAATTCATATGTGTTGATTATAAAGGTTATGTCGGAAGAGATAAAGTATTAGAAATATACAAAAAAAGTAACATGGGAATTTGTACCATTTTAGATGTTGGACAATATTGTAAAGCAGATAACCTTGCAACGAAAGTATATGAGTACATGGCTATGGGATTACCTGTTATAATTTCTGATTATCCCTATGTAAGGGAAGTATTAAAACAATATGAATTTGGAATAGTAGTAGACCCTAAAAACGTAAATGAGATATCAGATAATATAATATATTTATTAAGAAATCCGAAAATAGCAAAGAAAATGGGACAAGAAGGTAGAAGAGCTGTGAAAGAAAGGTTTAATTGGAATATTGAAGAACAGAAATTGTTAGAGTTATATAGTGATTTAACAGAATGA
- a CDS encoding DegT/DnrJ/EryC1/StrS family aminotransferase has protein sequence MEFRDLKSQYRKYKNEIDAAIQEVIVNTNFIGGKEVRVLEEQLAEYVGVKHCISCANGTEAMTLVMMAWDIKEGDVVFVPDFTFFSTGEIVSFRGATPIFVDVDRQTFNIDTCKLEKTIQKVLEEGKLTPKVIIPVDLFGLPADHYEVNRIAKKYNLLVLEDAAQGFGGSINCKMACSFGDAATTSFFPAKPLGCYGDGGAIFTNNDKLAELLNSYKVHGKGDNKYDNVRVGVNSRLDTIQAAILSVKLTAFIEHELDDVNKVYKWYNGKLGDVVEIPVIPEGYISSFAQYTIKLKNKEERDMLQAKLKEQGIPSMIYYVKPMHKQEAFSDLDFSDYNYKVTNILCETVLSLPMNPYMSEEDIKKISKIIIEVLKSK, from the coding sequence ATGGAATTCAGAGATTTAAAATCGCAATATCGAAAATATAAAAATGAAATAGATGCTGCAATTCAAGAAGTAATAGTGAATACAAACTTTATCGGTGGAAAAGAAGTAAGAGTTTTGGAAGAACAGCTTGCTGAATACGTTGGGGTGAAGCATTGTATTTCCTGTGCCAATGGAACGGAAGCTATGACACTGGTAATGATGGCATGGGACATCAAAGAAGGAGACGTAGTGTTTGTTCCTGATTTTACATTCTTTTCAACAGGTGAGATCGTTTCATTCAGAGGAGCAACACCCATTTTTGTGGATGTGGATAGGCAAACCTTTAATATTGATACATGTAAGTTGGAGAAAACAATCCAAAAAGTTTTAGAAGAAGGGAAACTAACACCCAAAGTCATAATCCCGGTTGATTTATTTGGACTTCCAGCGGACCATTATGAAGTTAATAGAATCGCTAAGAAGTATAATCTCCTAGTATTGGAAGATGCTGCTCAGGGATTTGGAGGAAGCATTAATTGTAAAATGGCTTGCAGTTTTGGTGACGCAGCAACCACTTCATTTTTTCCAGCTAAGCCATTAGGTTGCTACGGAGATGGGGGAGCAATTTTTACTAATAATGATAAACTAGCAGAGTTGCTTAACTCATACAAGGTACATGGTAAAGGCGATAACAAATATGACAACGTAAGAGTTGGTGTAAATTCCAGACTTGATACAATTCAGGCAGCAATCTTGAGTGTTAAGCTGACTGCATTTATTGAACATGAACTAGATGATGTAAACAAAGTATATAAGTGGTATAATGGGAAACTTGGCGATGTTGTTGAAATACCAGTTATTCCTGAAGGATATATATCGAGCTTTGCTCAATATACAATAAAACTTAAGAATAAAGAAGAAAGAGATATGCTCCAAGCTAAATTAAAAGAGCAAGGCATCCCAAGTATGATTTATTATGTAAAACCAATGCATAAGCAAGAAGCTTTTTCAGATTTAGATTTTAGCGACTATAATTATAAAGTAACTAATATATTATGTGAGACTGTACTATCACTTCCTATGAATCCATATATGAGTGAAGAAGATATAAAAAAGATATCAAAAATTATTATTGAAGTATTGAAGTCTAAATAA